From Haemorhous mexicanus isolate bHaeMex1 chromosome 2, bHaeMex1.pri, whole genome shotgun sequence, the proteins below share one genomic window:
- the SENP7 gene encoding sentrin-specific protease 7 isoform X4, whose protein sequence is MSGRTSSASHVSWRLSANNRKPSTKGKRQKDCNRHSSNDEESIGQPKVILTNVLRMKIGRKYTQAQPKTGVNFSDAGKLQSDQAPSSSAASVKIWQILNPTLQSLFLSKRQPKVILTNVLSTKIGRKYIDSHVIIDANLPAADKLQSGQLPSSAVASLQTCQILSSPHENSFLSERSERCLRKTDDELCKLSKASKEPEKINAVTFRRRELQKKENKHCGELEKRSKHMNSATLSQKESGSFDSEKRKRRYSGHISDDCNAHIPQKSLAFSEEKSLSSAQSPGCRIPCEDGQDHRSNPILVPDCPAERDSKGTSTHNPLRPAHSRTGDSASESSSRNVSKKQLSATSGDVVSPQVGTVRKLKMDKSEYLSKLRNRICRGNQQLVSIDPIILSSDDEDGPSEPQCTELMKNNITENKETHQQSDLCFSTKQLEDKTKSHTEQFLTKSIEDRYPLSLPSGSTPKKQTNLALDVEFDRLHIGKFKCLSTGPARFTMKNIVIPFQVSLKSIQLTLDTLDLRRFGWWKCGGGCSSTIIFLWLSVDYVEKIETQMGKLVTSQPSKSNEFVFFEMSQPLTEWEEGRLTELISGVSKRNRAPDLAEFLSLKQALSLFKDLSPEESSFVSCNKDLLKQYMPKENTSDAHEPVIQESKLKVIRPSYALANKQSSGCYCISLTSALNEEWKEVREMGAVKNLIVYPPPPAKGGLGVTREDLECLEYGEFLNDVIIDFYLKYLLLEKAPKHVADRTHIFSSFFYKCLTRTEKNSEGDVKVSAAQRRHRRVRTWTRHTNIFNKDYIFVPVNEESHWYMAVICFPWLEEAVYEECPQQNSVSPQPRQAPLEPESENTRAGSVLFRDEEEGDGNRSLFSKGGNEIAAAASVLYSAISKISLSNSKKQICKRPCILILDSLKACSVQKTVQVLREYLEVEWEAKRKTHREFSKSTMIDLCPRVPKQDNSSDCGVYLLQYVESFFQNPIVNFELPLHLENWFPRQLIRNKREEIRDLILQLHFQQQSGSSS, encoded by the exons GCAACCCAAAGTTATCTTGACGAATGTCCTGAGGAtgaaaataggaagaaaatacaCACAGGCACAACCTAAAACTGGTGTTAATTTTTCTGATGCTGGCAAGCTGCAGTCAGATCAAGCACCCTCATCATCTGCTGCCAGCGTAAAGATATGGCAGATTTTAAACCCTACTCTCCAAAGTCTTTTTCTGTCTAAAAG GCAACCCAAAGTTATCTTGACGAACGTCCTGAGTACGAAAATTGGAAGAAAGTACATAGACAGCCACGTAATAATTGATGCAAATTTACCTGCTGCAGACAAATTGCAATCGGGTCAACTACCCTCATCAGCTGTTGCCAGCCTACAGACATGTCAAATATTAAGTTCTCCTCatgaaaattcttttctttctgaaag ATCTGAACGTTGCCTGAGAAAGACAGATGATGAACTGTGTAAATTGAGCAAGGCTTCTAAGGAACCAGAAAAAATTAATGCTGTCACTTTCAGAAGACGAGAGCTGCAGAAGAAAG AAAACAAGCACTGTGGTGAACTGGAGAAGAGGAGCAAACACATGAACAGCGCTACTCTTAGTCAGAAGGAATCAGGCTCTTTTGATtctgagaagaggaaaagaagataTAGTGGCCATATTTCTGATGATTGTAATGCACACATTCCACAAAAGTCACTTGCATTCTCT GAAGAGAAAAGTTTGAGTTCAGCTCAGTCTCCTGGCTGCAGAATACCCTGTGAGGATGGACAAGATCACAGATCTAATCCTATTCTGGTGCCAGACTGTCCAGCAGAGAGAGACTCTAAAGGCACTTCCACCCACAACCCCTTAAGGCCTGCTCACAGCCGCACAGGGGACTCTGCCTCAGAGTCTTCTTCCAGAAATGTGTCGAAGAAACAGCTTTCTGCCACCAGTGGGGATGTGGTTTCACCACAAGTTGGTACAGTCAGGAAATTAAAGATGGACAAATCAGAGTACCTGAGCAAGCTGCGGAACAGAATCTGCAGGGGTAATCAGCAACTTGTTTCCATTGACCCAA ttaTCCTTTCCAGTGATGATGAAGATGGACCTTCTGAaccacaatgcacagagctgaTGAAGAATAATatcactgaaaataaagaaacacaCCAGCAGTCTGACTTGTGTTTCTCAACCAAGCAATTAGAAGACAAGACAAAAAGTCACACAGAGCAG tttttaacAAAGTCAATTGAAGATAGATATCCTCTCAGCTTACCGTCTGGAAGCACACCTAAAAAGCAGACAAACCTGGCACTGGATGTTGAATTTGATAGACTACACATTGGGAAATTTAAGTGTTTATCAACAGGTCCTGCTAGG TTTACAATGAAAAATATTGTGATCCCATTTCAGG TGTCTCTTAAGAGCATTCAGCTTACACTGGATACACTGGATCTGAGAAGATTTGGCTGGTGGAAATGTGGTGGTGGCTGTTCTtcaacaattatttttctttggttgtCTGTGGATTATGTAGAAAAGATTGAAACCCAGATGGGAAAGTTAGTTACCAGCCAGCCAT cCAAATCCaatgaatttgtattttttgaaATGTCTCAACCACTCACAGAATGGGAAGAAGGCAGGCTGACTGAACTGATTTCAGGTGTCAGCAAGAGGAACAGAGCACCAGATCTTGCTGAGTTTTTGTCTTTGAAACAAGCATTATCCTTGTTTAAGGATCTTTCTCCTGAAGAAAGCTCTTTTGTGAGTTGCAATAAGGATCTACTAAAGCAATACATGCCAAAAGAGAATACCTCAGATGCTCATGAGCCTGTAATTCAG GAATCAAAGCTAAAAGTGATCAGGCCCAGTTATGCCCTTGCAAATAAGCAGAGTAGTGGCTGCTATTGTATCTCTTTGACCTCTGCACTGAATGAAGAATGGAAAGAAGTAAGAGAAATGGGAGCAGTTAAGAA TTTAATTGTTTATCCACCTCCACCTGCAAAAGGAGGACTTGGAGTCACAAGAGAAGACCTAGAGTGCTTAGAATATGGAGAGTTTCTGAATGATGTCATCATTGATTTCTATCTTAA GTATCTGTTATTGGAGAAGGCACCAAAACATGTTGCTGACCGTACACACATTTTTAGCAGTTTCTTCTATAAGTGCCTGACCAGGACAGAAAAAAACTCTGAGGGGGATGTCAAAGTTTC agcagcacagagaagacaCAGAAGAGTAAGAACATGGACTCGCCATACAAATATCTTCAATAAGGATTATATCTTTGTGCCTGTGAATGAGGA GTCTCATTGGTACATGGCAGTTATCTGTTTTCCTTGGTTGGAAGAAGCTGTGTATGAGGAGTGTCCCCAGCAGAATTCAGTATCCCCCCAGCCTCGGCAGGCTCCCCTGGAGCCAGAGAGTGAGAACACCAGAGCTGGCTCAGTGCTCTTCAGGGATGAGGAAGAGGGGGATGGTAACAGAAGTTTATTCTCTAAAG GTGGCAAtgaaattgctgctgctgcttcagttcTATATTCAGCTATTTCTAAA ATCTCCCTAAGTAATTCCAAAAAGCAGATTTGTAAAAG GCCTTGTATACTCATCTTGGATTCCTTGAAAGCGTGTTCTGTGCAGAAAACTGTTCAGGTTTTGAGAGA GTACCTTGAAGTGGAATGGGAAGCTAAACGAAAAACGCATCGGGAATTCAGTAAATCAACAATGATTGACCTATGTCCCAGAGTGCCTAAACAAGATAACAGCAGTGACTGTGGGGTCTATTTGCTGCAGTATGTGGAAAGCTTCTTCCAG AATCCCATAGTTAATTTTGAACTACCACTGCATCTGGAGAATTGGTTCCCTCGTCAGCTgatcagaaataaaagagaagaaattcgAGACCTGATCTTGCAACTCCACTTTCAGCAGcagagtggcagcagcagctaa
- the SENP7 gene encoding sentrin-specific protease 7 isoform X5, with protein sequence MSGRTSSASHVSFRIPKKKTNTKSEDVQVQSPLARLPGSHHCDYPLKEWRLSANNRKPSTKGKRQKDCNRHSSNDEESIGQPKVILTNVLSTKIGRKYIDSHVIIDANLPAADKLQSGQLPSSAVASLQTCQILSSPHENSFLSERSERCLRKTDDELCKLSKASKEPEKINAVTFRRRELQKKENKHCGELEKRSKHMNSATLSQKESGSFDSEKRKRRYSGHISDDCNAHIPQKSLAFSEEKSLSSAQSPGCRIPCEDGQDHRSNPILVPDCPAERDSKGTSTHNPLRPAHSRTGDSASESSSRNVSKKQLSATSGDVVSPQVGTVRKLKMDKSEYLSKLRNRICRGNQQLVSIDPIILSSDDEDGPSEPQCTELMKNNITENKETHQQSDLCFSTKQLEDKTKSHTEQFLTKSIEDRYPLSLPSGSTPKKQTNLALDVEFDRLHIGKFKCLSTGPARFTMKNIVIPFQVSLKSIQLTLDTLDLRRFGWWKCGGGCSSTIIFLWLSVDYVEKIETQMGKLVTSQPSKSNEFVFFEMSQPLTEWEEGRLTELISGVSKRNRAPDLAEFLSLKQALSLFKDLSPEESSFVSCNKDLLKQYMPKENTSDAHEPVIQESKLKVIRPSYALANKQSSGCYCISLTSALNEEWKEVREMGAVKNLIVYPPPPAKGGLGVTREDLECLEYGEFLNDVIIDFYLKYLLLEKAPKHVADRTHIFSSFFYKCLTRTEKNSEGDVKVSAAQRRHRRVRTWTRHTNIFNKDYIFVPVNEESHWYMAVICFPWLEEAVYEECPQQNSVSPQPRQAPLEPESENTRAGSVLFRDEEEGDGNRSLFSKGGNEIAAAASVLYSAISKISLSNSKKQICKRPCILILDSLKACSVQKTVQVLREYLEVEWEAKRKTHREFSKSTMIDLCPRVPKQDNSSDCGVYLLQYVESFFQNPIVNFELPLHLENWFPRQLIRNKREEIRDLILQLHFQQQSGSSS encoded by the exons GCAACCCAAAGTTATCTTGACGAACGTCCTGAGTACGAAAATTGGAAGAAAGTACATAGACAGCCACGTAATAATTGATGCAAATTTACCTGCTGCAGACAAATTGCAATCGGGTCAACTACCCTCATCAGCTGTTGCCAGCCTACAGACATGTCAAATATTAAGTTCTCCTCatgaaaattcttttctttctgaaag ATCTGAACGTTGCCTGAGAAAGACAGATGATGAACTGTGTAAATTGAGCAAGGCTTCTAAGGAACCAGAAAAAATTAATGCTGTCACTTTCAGAAGACGAGAGCTGCAGAAGAAAG AAAACAAGCACTGTGGTGAACTGGAGAAGAGGAGCAAACACATGAACAGCGCTACTCTTAGTCAGAAGGAATCAGGCTCTTTTGATtctgagaagaggaaaagaagataTAGTGGCCATATTTCTGATGATTGTAATGCACACATTCCACAAAAGTCACTTGCATTCTCT GAAGAGAAAAGTTTGAGTTCAGCTCAGTCTCCTGGCTGCAGAATACCCTGTGAGGATGGACAAGATCACAGATCTAATCCTATTCTGGTGCCAGACTGTCCAGCAGAGAGAGACTCTAAAGGCACTTCCACCCACAACCCCTTAAGGCCTGCTCACAGCCGCACAGGGGACTCTGCCTCAGAGTCTTCTTCCAGAAATGTGTCGAAGAAACAGCTTTCTGCCACCAGTGGGGATGTGGTTTCACCACAAGTTGGTACAGTCAGGAAATTAAAGATGGACAAATCAGAGTACCTGAGCAAGCTGCGGAACAGAATCTGCAGGGGTAATCAGCAACTTGTTTCCATTGACCCAA ttaTCCTTTCCAGTGATGATGAAGATGGACCTTCTGAaccacaatgcacagagctgaTGAAGAATAATatcactgaaaataaagaaacacaCCAGCAGTCTGACTTGTGTTTCTCAACCAAGCAATTAGAAGACAAGACAAAAAGTCACACAGAGCAG tttttaacAAAGTCAATTGAAGATAGATATCCTCTCAGCTTACCGTCTGGAAGCACACCTAAAAAGCAGACAAACCTGGCACTGGATGTTGAATTTGATAGACTACACATTGGGAAATTTAAGTGTTTATCAACAGGTCCTGCTAGG TTTACAATGAAAAATATTGTGATCCCATTTCAGG TGTCTCTTAAGAGCATTCAGCTTACACTGGATACACTGGATCTGAGAAGATTTGGCTGGTGGAAATGTGGTGGTGGCTGTTCTtcaacaattatttttctttggttgtCTGTGGATTATGTAGAAAAGATTGAAACCCAGATGGGAAAGTTAGTTACCAGCCAGCCAT cCAAATCCaatgaatttgtattttttgaaATGTCTCAACCACTCACAGAATGGGAAGAAGGCAGGCTGACTGAACTGATTTCAGGTGTCAGCAAGAGGAACAGAGCACCAGATCTTGCTGAGTTTTTGTCTTTGAAACAAGCATTATCCTTGTTTAAGGATCTTTCTCCTGAAGAAAGCTCTTTTGTGAGTTGCAATAAGGATCTACTAAAGCAATACATGCCAAAAGAGAATACCTCAGATGCTCATGAGCCTGTAATTCAG GAATCAAAGCTAAAAGTGATCAGGCCCAGTTATGCCCTTGCAAATAAGCAGAGTAGTGGCTGCTATTGTATCTCTTTGACCTCTGCACTGAATGAAGAATGGAAAGAAGTAAGAGAAATGGGAGCAGTTAAGAA TTTAATTGTTTATCCACCTCCACCTGCAAAAGGAGGACTTGGAGTCACAAGAGAAGACCTAGAGTGCTTAGAATATGGAGAGTTTCTGAATGATGTCATCATTGATTTCTATCTTAA GTATCTGTTATTGGAGAAGGCACCAAAACATGTTGCTGACCGTACACACATTTTTAGCAGTTTCTTCTATAAGTGCCTGACCAGGACAGAAAAAAACTCTGAGGGGGATGTCAAAGTTTC agcagcacagagaagacaCAGAAGAGTAAGAACATGGACTCGCCATACAAATATCTTCAATAAGGATTATATCTTTGTGCCTGTGAATGAGGA GTCTCATTGGTACATGGCAGTTATCTGTTTTCCTTGGTTGGAAGAAGCTGTGTATGAGGAGTGTCCCCAGCAGAATTCAGTATCCCCCCAGCCTCGGCAGGCTCCCCTGGAGCCAGAGAGTGAGAACACCAGAGCTGGCTCAGTGCTCTTCAGGGATGAGGAAGAGGGGGATGGTAACAGAAGTTTATTCTCTAAAG GTGGCAAtgaaattgctgctgctgcttcagttcTATATTCAGCTATTTCTAAA ATCTCCCTAAGTAATTCCAAAAAGCAGATTTGTAAAAG GCCTTGTATACTCATCTTGGATTCCTTGAAAGCGTGTTCTGTGCAGAAAACTGTTCAGGTTTTGAGAGA GTACCTTGAAGTGGAATGGGAAGCTAAACGAAAAACGCATCGGGAATTCAGTAAATCAACAATGATTGACCTATGTCCCAGAGTGCCTAAACAAGATAACAGCAGTGACTGTGGGGTCTATTTGCTGCAGTATGTGGAAAGCTTCTTCCAG AATCCCATAGTTAATTTTGAACTACCACTGCATCTGGAGAATTGGTTCCCTCGTCAGCTgatcagaaataaaagagaagaaattcgAGACCTGATCTTGCAACTCCACTTTCAGCAGcagagtggcagcagcagctaa
- the SENP7 gene encoding sentrin-specific protease 7 isoform X3 yields MSGRTSSASHVSFRIPKKKTNTKSEDVQVQSPLARLPGSHHCDYPLKEWRLSANNRKPSTKGKRQKDCNRHSSNDEESIGQPKVILTNVLRMKIGRKYTQAQPKTGVNFSDAGKLQSDQAPSSSAASVKIWQILNPTLQSLFLSKRQPKVILTNVLSTKIGRKYIDSHVIIDANLPAADKLQSGQLPSSAVASLQTCQILSSPHENSFLSERSERCLRKTDDELCKLSKASKEPEKINAVTFRRRELQKKENKHCGELEKRSKHMNSATLSQKESGSFDSEKRKRRYSGHISDDCNAHIPQKSLAFSEEKSLSSAQSPGCRIPCEDGQDHRSNPILVPDCPAERDSKGTSTHNPLRPAHSRTGDSASESSSRNVSKKQLSATSGDVVSPQVGTVRKLKMDKSEYLSKLRNRICRVILSSDDEDGPSEPQCTELMKNNITENKETHQQSDLCFSTKQLEDKTKSHTEQFLTKSIEDRYPLSLPSGSTPKKQTNLALDVEFDRLHIGKFKCLSTGPARFTMKNIVIPFQVSLKSIQLTLDTLDLRRFGWWKCGGGCSSTIIFLWLSVDYVEKIETQMGKLVTSQPSKSNEFVFFEMSQPLTEWEEGRLTELISGVSKRNRAPDLAEFLSLKQALSLFKDLSPEESSFVSCNKDLLKQYMPKENTSDAHEPVIQESKLKVIRPSYALANKQSSGCYCISLTSALNEEWKEVREMGAVKNLIVYPPPPAKGGLGVTREDLECLEYGEFLNDVIIDFYLKYLLLEKAPKHVADRTHIFSSFFYKCLTRTEKNSEGDVKVSAAQRRHRRVRTWTRHTNIFNKDYIFVPVNEESHWYMAVICFPWLEEAVYEECPQQNSVSPQPRQAPLEPESENTRAGSVLFRDEEEGDGNRSLFSKGGNEIAAAASVLYSAISKISLSNSKKQICKRPCILILDSLKACSVQKTVQVLREYLEVEWEAKRKTHREFSKSTMIDLCPRVPKQDNSSDCGVYLLQYVESFFQNPIVNFELPLHLENWFPRQLIRNKREEIRDLILQLHFQQQSGSSS; encoded by the exons GCAACCCAAAGTTATCTTGACGAATGTCCTGAGGAtgaaaataggaagaaaatacaCACAGGCACAACCTAAAACTGGTGTTAATTTTTCTGATGCTGGCAAGCTGCAGTCAGATCAAGCACCCTCATCATCTGCTGCCAGCGTAAAGATATGGCAGATTTTAAACCCTACTCTCCAAAGTCTTTTTCTGTCTAAAAG GCAACCCAAAGTTATCTTGACGAACGTCCTGAGTACGAAAATTGGAAGAAAGTACATAGACAGCCACGTAATAATTGATGCAAATTTACCTGCTGCAGACAAATTGCAATCGGGTCAACTACCCTCATCAGCTGTTGCCAGCCTACAGACATGTCAAATATTAAGTTCTCCTCatgaaaattcttttctttctgaaag ATCTGAACGTTGCCTGAGAAAGACAGATGATGAACTGTGTAAATTGAGCAAGGCTTCTAAGGAACCAGAAAAAATTAATGCTGTCACTTTCAGAAGACGAGAGCTGCAGAAGAAAG AAAACAAGCACTGTGGTGAACTGGAGAAGAGGAGCAAACACATGAACAGCGCTACTCTTAGTCAGAAGGAATCAGGCTCTTTTGATtctgagaagaggaaaagaagataTAGTGGCCATATTTCTGATGATTGTAATGCACACATTCCACAAAAGTCACTTGCATTCTCT GAAGAGAAAAGTTTGAGTTCAGCTCAGTCTCCTGGCTGCAGAATACCCTGTGAGGATGGACAAGATCACAGATCTAATCCTATTCTGGTGCCAGACTGTCCAGCAGAGAGAGACTCTAAAGGCACTTCCACCCACAACCCCTTAAGGCCTGCTCACAGCCGCACAGGGGACTCTGCCTCAGAGTCTTCTTCCAGAAATGTGTCGAAGAAACAGCTTTCTGCCACCAGTGGGGATGTGGTTTCACCACAAGTTGGTACAGTCAGGAAATTAAAGATGGACAAATCAGAGTACCTGAGCAAGCTGCGGAACAGAATCTGCAGGG ttaTCCTTTCCAGTGATGATGAAGATGGACCTTCTGAaccacaatgcacagagctgaTGAAGAATAATatcactgaaaataaagaaacacaCCAGCAGTCTGACTTGTGTTTCTCAACCAAGCAATTAGAAGACAAGACAAAAAGTCACACAGAGCAG tttttaacAAAGTCAATTGAAGATAGATATCCTCTCAGCTTACCGTCTGGAAGCACACCTAAAAAGCAGACAAACCTGGCACTGGATGTTGAATTTGATAGACTACACATTGGGAAATTTAAGTGTTTATCAACAGGTCCTGCTAGG TTTACAATGAAAAATATTGTGATCCCATTTCAGG TGTCTCTTAAGAGCATTCAGCTTACACTGGATACACTGGATCTGAGAAGATTTGGCTGGTGGAAATGTGGTGGTGGCTGTTCTtcaacaattatttttctttggttgtCTGTGGATTATGTAGAAAAGATTGAAACCCAGATGGGAAAGTTAGTTACCAGCCAGCCAT cCAAATCCaatgaatttgtattttttgaaATGTCTCAACCACTCACAGAATGGGAAGAAGGCAGGCTGACTGAACTGATTTCAGGTGTCAGCAAGAGGAACAGAGCACCAGATCTTGCTGAGTTTTTGTCTTTGAAACAAGCATTATCCTTGTTTAAGGATCTTTCTCCTGAAGAAAGCTCTTTTGTGAGTTGCAATAAGGATCTACTAAAGCAATACATGCCAAAAGAGAATACCTCAGATGCTCATGAGCCTGTAATTCAG GAATCAAAGCTAAAAGTGATCAGGCCCAGTTATGCCCTTGCAAATAAGCAGAGTAGTGGCTGCTATTGTATCTCTTTGACCTCTGCACTGAATGAAGAATGGAAAGAAGTAAGAGAAATGGGAGCAGTTAAGAA TTTAATTGTTTATCCACCTCCACCTGCAAAAGGAGGACTTGGAGTCACAAGAGAAGACCTAGAGTGCTTAGAATATGGAGAGTTTCTGAATGATGTCATCATTGATTTCTATCTTAA GTATCTGTTATTGGAGAAGGCACCAAAACATGTTGCTGACCGTACACACATTTTTAGCAGTTTCTTCTATAAGTGCCTGACCAGGACAGAAAAAAACTCTGAGGGGGATGTCAAAGTTTC agcagcacagagaagacaCAGAAGAGTAAGAACATGGACTCGCCATACAAATATCTTCAATAAGGATTATATCTTTGTGCCTGTGAATGAGGA GTCTCATTGGTACATGGCAGTTATCTGTTTTCCTTGGTTGGAAGAAGCTGTGTATGAGGAGTGTCCCCAGCAGAATTCAGTATCCCCCCAGCCTCGGCAGGCTCCCCTGGAGCCAGAGAGTGAGAACACCAGAGCTGGCTCAGTGCTCTTCAGGGATGAGGAAGAGGGGGATGGTAACAGAAGTTTATTCTCTAAAG GTGGCAAtgaaattgctgctgctgcttcagttcTATATTCAGCTATTTCTAAA ATCTCCCTAAGTAATTCCAAAAAGCAGATTTGTAAAAG GCCTTGTATACTCATCTTGGATTCCTTGAAAGCGTGTTCTGTGCAGAAAACTGTTCAGGTTTTGAGAGA GTACCTTGAAGTGGAATGGGAAGCTAAACGAAAAACGCATCGGGAATTCAGTAAATCAACAATGATTGACCTATGTCCCAGAGTGCCTAAACAAGATAACAGCAGTGACTGTGGGGTCTATTTGCTGCAGTATGTGGAAAGCTTCTTCCAG AATCCCATAGTTAATTTTGAACTACCACTGCATCTGGAGAATTGGTTCCCTCGTCAGCTgatcagaaataaaagagaagaaattcgAGACCTGATCTTGCAACTCCACTTTCAGCAGcagagtggcagcagcagctaa